A genome region from Cydia pomonella isolate Wapato2018A chromosome 21, ilCydPomo1, whole genome shotgun sequence includes the following:
- the LOC133529539 gene encoding uncharacterized protein LOC133529539 — translation MPPITPEQTQFITKLEDVAGMIQKTQSNIKKCPKQRLTEGYVKQRIKMLDDYWIMFKQAHNSLMHCTPREQRGDIKYFVNEDYYIVEDLYLCLQADLTDLLTKWESEKKAMELSTMSTSFHEGQLPFVNLPKIQLPTFSGKYEDWPTYQDLFTALVHNTKLTSVQKLHYLKTSVSGEAETLLRHVQITENNYTQAWELLKNRFGNKRMIVNSVLKKLVGQKKIQTQSSNQIKHLLDTTMECINSLNNLNVNTDSWDPIIIFLVGQKLDAESVKDWEQTVHKDSSEDMPKWEELQKFLVAKFRTLEMAAAVSVPTRDKSQTPKTFHVAEQEEDEESLFQCAHASVASQPTCTYCKGEHYIFNCKEFTKNSVEDRHDFVRKNRLCYNCLVPYHNVFRCKQKTSCRICRKRHHSLLHQTREANEEVAATQPQSQPEPDTKLTTLHVSKQQPSRKMLLATAQVAVRSSDGDTHILRALIDPCSEASFVSERVVQLLGLPRTSINGVVSGLEESTQINIKHMVDITISSRYENKKTVLVSAYVLKSVSTYLPSKHISIDSQAIETLKLADPTYDIPSKVDMLLGAEIYCQIIQEGLLKMNDGIVAQKTTLGWILTGRKQIEAQSDQHNVTTLHITRMVAEDNDLLRRFWEIETDVYKKKKILTKEEEKCEEIYKRTTKRDESGRYTVHLPLKQNVEETVNLCGDTKHQAINRFQSLERKFRKDDKLKQEYTNVINEYKDMGHLRRSETQNDENALYLAHLAVIREDKDTSKVRVVYDASAKGSHGHSLNDTMMVGPVLQPDLRSLVIAWRKHKICVVGDIVKMYRMINMTKEHINLQRIVWRDRPEDEFESYELTTVTFGTAAAPFLAVRTLNQLADDEAHEFPETAPVIKKSFYMDDLMVGNENIEETKKMCQEIKEILRRGGFRMQKWSSNSDEVLEYLKEDNSTRDTLEIKMDKIIKILGLTWNRQDDTFEITVNLPEMRSPITKRSILSDVARLFDPFGWLAPVIITAKVLIQKLWLSHLGWDDELTSDLTDEWIRYREELVNLQNIKVQRWLHLTREDDLIELHGFSDASTQAYAAVTYLKVVRGGVVYVSMIASRTKVAPLKQLSVPKLELCAAALLAELISDVAELLKIPKNKIFVWTDSMVVLAWLQSQPSRWKTFVANRTADITRLIDNDRWRHVQSADNPADIATRGVKAQELATQDLWWNGPDWLKRDQVEYEKTEIAQTELESKTTCLVLVDERPIWERFSTMSRMKRVLAYCRRMLTERKRELEESKHLTVKEMEKVEEECIRFYQNLVYRKDIDDLKKDGRVKKRSTLITLAPFLDEKGLLRVGGRLQNASLSEQTKHPIIIPRNQHITKLIINEAHTRTLHGWNQLMMTYVKTKYWVIGLKSSIRKCIYNCKTCVIDKAKVKNQFMGQLPTVRVNQNRPFLNSGVDYAGPVLMRTSKGRGHHATKGYICLFVCMATKAIHLEAVSDLTSQAFIAAFRRFVARRGHCQDIWSDNGTNFTGSAKELKCMFEPGKNNLASEVAELLATEGTTWHFIPPRMPSYGGLWEAGVQSAKRHLARVNKDTKLTYEELATLLTQVEACLNSRPLCEIDSTTGVPLTPGHFLVGEPLVSVPDFNYEHKKVNILTRWQLVQKMTQNFWRQWQNDYLNTLQQRYKWQVTVPAPCIGDLVIIKDEITPPTKWLLGRVKYLHPGADNLVRVVTVQCKGDHELKRPLSKLILLPKTLNE, via the coding sequence ATGCCTCCAATAACGCCCGAACAAACTCAATTCATTACCAAGTTAGAAGATGTGGCCGGTATGATACAAAAAACGCAATCTAACATAAAGAAGTGTCCAAAACAACGGCTAACCGAGGGTTATGTTAAACAAAGAATTAAAATGCTTGATGATTATTGGATTATGTTTAAACAAGCACACAATAGTCTCATGCATTGCACACCGCGTGAACAACGAGGAGATATCAAGTATTTTGTTAATGAAGATTATTATATTGTGGAAGACCTTTACCTCTGTTTGCAAGCCGACTTAACAGATTTATTGACCAAGTGGGAGTCTGAAAAAAAGGCAATGGAATTATCTACTATGTCAACGTCGTTCCATGAAGGGCAATTACCGTTTGTAAATCTGCCAAAAATCCAATTGCCGACCTTTTCAGGGAAATATGAAGATTGGCCCACATACCAAGATTTATTCACAGCCCTCGTGCACAACACAAAATTAACAAGTGTACAAAAGTTACACTATTTAAAAACAAGTGTCTCTGGTGAAGCAGAGACATTATTGCGGCATGTACAAATAACAGAAAATAATTACACACAGGCATGGGAGTTACTTAAAAACCGTTTCGGCAACAAAAGAATGATTGTTAATTCTGTATTAAAGAAATTAGTTGGTCAGAAGAAGATTCAAACCCAGTcttcaaatcaaataaaacatttacttgATACCACTATGGAATGTATCAACagtttaaacaatttaaacgtAAACACGGATTCTTGGGATCCGATAATTATCTTTCTCGTCGGACAGAAGCTGGACGCTGAGTCAGTTAAAGACTGGGAACAAACTGTACATAAGGACAGCTCAGAAGACATGCCTAAGTGGGAAGAGTTACAGAAGTTTCTGGTGGCTAAGTTTCGCACATTGGAAATGGCCGCAGCAGTTTCAGTGCCTACACGTGATAAGTCACAAACTCCCAAAACATTTCATGTAGCTGAAcaagaagaagatgaagagaGTTTGTTCCAATGTGCTCATGCTAGCGTAGCATCACAGCCTACTTGTACCTATTGTAAAGGCGAACACTACATATTCAACTGCAAGGAATTTACTAAAAACTCAGTGGAAGACAGACATGATTTTGTGAGAAAGAACCGATTGTGTTACAACTGTCTTGTTCCATACCATAATGTATTTCGATGCAAACAAAAGACGTCGTGCAGGATCTGCAGAAAAAGACATCATTCTCTTCTGCATCAAACGCGAGAAGCTAATGAAGAAGTAGCTGCTACACAACCACAATCACAACCAGAACCTGACACGAAACTTACAACTTTGCACGTTTCCAAACAACAACCGAGTCGTAAAATGTTACTGGCCACAGCCCAAGTAGCGGTAAGATCGAGCGATGGTGATACACACATACTTCGAGCTCTAATCGACCCGTGCTCAGAGGCTTCATTTGTATCAGAACGAGTTGTACAATTACTGGGTTTGCCAAGAACTAGCATCAATGGAGTAGTTTCTGGACTTGAAGaaagtacacaaataaatatcaagCATATGGTCGACATTACAATTTCATCAAGATATGAAAACAAGAAGACTGTTCTAGTTTCAGCTTACGTTTTAAAGTCTGTATCCACATATTTGCCTTCGAAACATATTTCGATAGATTCTCAGGCCATTGAAACATTGAAATTGGCTGATCCTACCTATGACATACCCAGCAAGGTGGATATGTTGCTCGGCGCAGAAATCTACTGTCAAATTATTCAAGAAGGTTTATTAAAAATGAATGATGGGATAGTCGCTCAAAAAACTACTTTAGGATGGATACTAACGGGTCGAAAACAAATAGAAGCACAGAGCGACCAACACAACGTTACAACATTACACATAACAAGAATGGTGGCTGAAGACAATGATTTACTGCGAAGGTTCTGGGAGATAGAAACTGATGTGtacaagaaaaagaaaatactgacaaaagaagaagaaaaatgcGAAGAGATATACAAAAGGACAACTAAAAGAGATGAAAGCGGAAGATATACAGTACACTTACCATTGAAACAAAATGTTGAAGAAACTGTTAATCTATGTGGTGATACGAAACATCAGGCTATCAATCGATTTCAGAGTTTGGAAAGAAAATTTAGAAAAGACGATAAGTTAAAGCAGGAATACACAAATGTTATAAATGAGTACAAGGACATGGGACACTTGCGAAGATCAGAAACACAAAACGATGAAAATGCACTGTATCTTGCTCATTTGGCTGTTATTCGAGAGGACAAAGACACTAGTAAAGTGCGCGTAGTCTATGATGCTTCTGCTAAGGGCTCACACGGTCACTCTCTCAATGACACCATGATGGTAGGGCCAGTTTTACAACCAGATCTTCGGAGCCTAGTAATAGCTTGGCGAAAACACAAGATTTGCGTCGTGGGAGATATCGTGAAAATGTATAGGATGATAAATATGACAAAGGAACACATAAACCTGCAACGCATTGTCTGGAGAGATAGGCCGGAAGATGAGTTCGAGAGCTATGAGTTAACAACTGTGACTTTTGGGACCGCTGCAGCGCCATTCTTAGCAGTCCGTACATTAAACCAATTAGCCGACGATGAAGCTCACGAATTTCCAGAAACTGCACCTGTAATAAAGAAGTCGTTTTACATGGATGATCTAATGGTAGGAAATGAAAACATAGaagaaacaaagaaaatgtgtcaagaaattaaagaaatattgaGAAGAGGAGGATTTCGAATGCAAAAATGGTCTAGCAATTCAGATGAAGTTTTAGAATATCTAAAAGAAGATAACAGTACAAGAGACACGCTGGAAATCAAAatggataaaataataaagattctTGGTTTGACCTGGAATAGACAAGACGATACGTTTGAAATTACAGTAAACTTACCTGAGATGAGAAGTCCTATAACTAAGAGGTCGATACTTTCTGATGTAGCTCGCCTTTTCGACCCCTTTGGGTGGCTAGCACCTGTAATTATAACTGCTAAAGTTTTAATTCAGAAGTTATGGTTGAGTCATCTGGGGTGGGATGATGAATTGACATCGGACTTGACAGACGAGTGGATACGCTATAGAGAAGAACTGGTAAATTTACAAAACATCAAGGTTCAGCGCTGGTTACACTTGACACGAGAAGATGATCTCATTGAGCTGCACGGATTTTCAGATGCATCCACTCAAGCTTATGCAGCTGTGACGTACCTGAAAGTTGTTAGAGGTGGTGTAGTATACGTCTCAATGATCGCATCAAGAACTAAAGTCGCACCCTTGAAGCAGCTTTCTGTTCCAAAATTAGAGCTTTGTGCTGCAGCCTTATTAGCAGAATTGATCAGTGATGTCGCAGAACTTCTGAAGattcctaaaaataaaatatttgtttggaCAGACTCAATGGTCGTACTGGCTTGGCTGCAATCTCAACCTAGTCGCTGGAAAACATTTGTAGCGAATAGAACAGCAGATATTACCAGATTGATAGATAATGATCGTTGGAGACATGTGCAATCTGCTGACAATCCTGCGGACATCGCGACAAGAGGAGTCAAAGCGCAAGAATTAGCTACACAAGATCTGTGGTGGAATGGGCCTGACTGGCTTAAGAGAGACCAAGTAGAATATGAAAAAACAGAAATTGCACAAACAGAATTAGAATCTAAAACGACATGTCTTGTACTTGTAGATGAGAGGCCTATATGGGAGAGATTTTCAACAATGTCACGAATGAAGAGAGTGCTAGCTTATTGTAGAAGAATGTTAACTGAACGAAAAAGAGAACTAGAAGAGAGTAAACATTTAACAGTTAAAGAAatggaaaaagtagaagaagaaTGTATAAGGTTTTATCAAAATCTAGTATACAGAAAAGATATAGACGATTTGAAGAAAGATGGAAGAGTTAAGAAAAGAAGTACTCTAATCACACTTGCACCATTCTTAGACGAGAAAGGTTTGTTAAGAGTGGGAGGACGTCTTCAAAATGCATCATTGTCTGAACAGACAAAGCATCCAATTATTATTCCACGAAACCaacatattacaaaattaattattaatgaggCCCACACTAGAACACTTCATGGTTGGAATCAGTTAATGATGACTTACGTGAAAACCAAATATTGGGTTATCGGCTTAAAGTCATCCATTCGAAAATGCATTTACAATTGCAAGACCTGTGTCATAGACAAAGCTAAAGTCAAGAATCAATTCATGGGCCAGTTGCCAACAGTCAGAGTTAACCAAAATCGACCTTTTTTAAATAGTGGCGTTGACTATGCTGGACCTGTTTTAATGAGAACCTCTAAAGGCCGAGGACATCATGCAACTAAGGGATACATTTGTTTGTTCGTATGCATGGCTACGAAAGCCATTCATCTTGAGGCTGTATCAGATCTGACTTCACAAGCTTTCATAGCTGCTTTTAGAAGATTTGTTGCGCGCAGAGGCCATTGTCAAGATATTTGGAGCGACAATGGTACCAATTTTACTGGTTCTGCTAAAGAGTTGAAATGTATGTTCGAACCTGGGAAAAACAATTTAGCCAGCGAAGTGGCAGAACTGCTGGCTACTGAAGGGACAACGTGGCACTTCATACCCCCAAGAATGCCTTCATACGGCGGCCTATGGGAAGCGGGAGTTCAGTCTGCTAAACGACATTTAGCCAGAGTAAATAAGGATACTAAACTGACTTATGAAGAATTAGCCACTCTGTTGACTCAGGTCGAGGCCTGTCTAAATAGTCGTCCTCTTTGTGAAATAGACAGTACCACAGGAGTCCCGCTGACGCCAGGACATTTCTTGGTGGGTGAGCCCTTGGTCAGTGTTCCAGACTTCAATTATGAGCACAAAAAGGTCAATATACTTACCAGATGGCAGTTAGTACAGAAGATGACACAGAACTTTTGGCGTCAATGGCAGAACGATTACCTTAACACACTGCAACAAAGATATAAGTGGCAAGTTACTGTACCAGCGCCCTGCATTGGAGATTTAGTAATCATAAAGGATGAAATTACGCCACCTACTAAATGGTTACTAGGGAGGGTCAAGTATCTTCATCCTGGAGCAGATAACCTGGTGAGAGTGGTAACTGTACAGTGCAAGGGAGACCACGAGCTTAAAAGACCtttatcaaaattaatattacttCCTAAAACATTGAATGAGTAG